A stretch of the Opisthocomus hoazin isolate bOpiHoa1 chromosome 2, bOpiHoa1.hap1, whole genome shotgun sequence genome encodes the following:
- the RTN4 gene encoding reticulon-4 isoform X5 produces MDSQPSSWKDKVVDLLYWRDIKKTGVVFGASLFLLLSLTVFSIVSVTAYIALALLSVTISFRIYKGVIQAIQKSDEGHPFRAYLESDVAVSEELIQKYSNVVLGHINGTVKELRRLFLVDDLVDSLKFAVLMWVFTYVGALFNGLTLLILALISLFSVPVIYERHQAQIDHYLGLVNKNVKDAIAKIQAKIPGLKRKTE; encoded by the exons ttgtTGACCTCCTTTACTGGCGAGACATTAAGAAGACCGGAGTGGTGTTTGGTGCCAGCTTGTTCCTGCTGCTTTCATTAACAGTGTTCAGCATCGTGAGTGTGACAGCTTACATTGCCTTGGCCCTGCTTTCTGTGACGATCAGCTTTAGGATATACAAGGGAGTCATCCAGGCAATCCAGAAGTCTGATGAAGGCCACCCGTTTAg GGCTTACTTGGAGTCTGATGTAGCTGTGTCTGAAGAGCTTATCCAGAAATACAGTAATGTTGTGCTTGGTCACATTAATGGCACAGTCAAAGAGCTGAGACGTCTCTTCCTAGTTGATGACTTAGTTGATTCTCTGAAG ttTGCGGTATTGATGTGGGTATTCACTTACGTTGGTGCCTTGTTTAATGGTCTGACACTGCTGATTCTCG CTTTGATTTCGCTCTTCAGTGTTCCTGTTATTTATGAGAGACATCAG GCCCAAATTGACCATTATTTGGGACTCGTGAACAAGAATGTCAAAGATGCAATCGCTAA GATCCAAGCAAAGATCCCGGGGTTGAAGCGCAAAACCGAGTAA
- the RTN4 gene encoding reticulon-4 isoform X6: protein MDAKMVVDLLYWRDIKKTGVVFGASLFLLLSLTVFSIVSVTAYIALALLSVTISFRIYKGVIQAIQKSDEGHPFRAYLESDVAVSEELIQKYSNVVLGHINGTVKELRRLFLVDDLVDSLKFAVLMWVFTYVGALFNGLTLLILALISLFSVPVIYERHQAQIDHYLGLVNKNVKDAIAKIQAKIPGLKRKTE, encoded by the exons ATGGATGCCAAAATGG ttgtTGACCTCCTTTACTGGCGAGACATTAAGAAGACCGGAGTGGTGTTTGGTGCCAGCTTGTTCCTGCTGCTTTCATTAACAGTGTTCAGCATCGTGAGTGTGACAGCTTACATTGCCTTGGCCCTGCTTTCTGTGACGATCAGCTTTAGGATATACAAGGGAGTCATCCAGGCAATCCAGAAGTCTGATGAAGGCCACCCGTTTAg GGCTTACTTGGAGTCTGATGTAGCTGTGTCTGAAGAGCTTATCCAGAAATACAGTAATGTTGTGCTTGGTCACATTAATGGCACAGTCAAAGAGCTGAGACGTCTCTTCCTAGTTGATGACTTAGTTGATTCTCTGAAG ttTGCGGTATTGATGTGGGTATTCACTTACGTTGGTGCCTTGTTTAATGGTCTGACACTGCTGATTCTCG CTTTGATTTCGCTCTTCAGTGTTCCTGTTATTTATGAGAGACATCAG GCCCAAATTGACCATTATTTGGGACTCGTGAACAAGAATGTCAAAGATGCAATCGCTAA GATCCAAGCAAAGATCCCGGGGTTGAAGCGCAAAACCGAGTAA